From the Nitratidesulfovibrio sp. genome, one window contains:
- a CDS encoding GntR family transcriptional regulator, whose amino-acid sequence MHMPVKPAFNPLYQQVKESLLRRIAAGEWAPGSFLPSEPVLAEEYGVSHGTLRKALNELTAERRVVRYQGKGTAVATFDADEALFRFFRIVSCEDRRTLPISEVLGAAPGKATPEEAAALDIPLGAPVLRIERVRSLDGVPLLNERITLSCARMPGIEAIPVGALPNTLYDFFQKRFNVTIAKADESITAVAADKIDAERLVVPVGHPLLAIRRVAMDIEENPVELRHTRCVTANFHYRTKLS is encoded by the coding sequence ATGCACATGCCCGTAAAGCCCGCCTTCAACCCCTTGTACCAGCAGGTAAAGGAATCGCTGCTCCGCCGCATCGCCGCCGGTGAATGGGCACCGGGCAGCTTCCTGCCCAGCGAACCCGTGCTGGCCGAAGAATACGGCGTCAGCCATGGCACCCTGCGCAAGGCGCTGAACGAGCTGACCGCCGAGCGCCGCGTGGTGCGGTACCAGGGCAAGGGCACGGCGGTGGCCACTTTCGACGCGGACGAGGCGCTGTTCCGTTTCTTCCGCATCGTCAGCTGCGAGGACAGGCGCACCCTGCCCATTTCCGAAGTGCTTGGGGCCGCCCCCGGCAAGGCCACCCCCGAAGAAGCGGCAGCGCTGGACATTCCCTTGGGTGCGCCCGTGCTGCGCATCGAACGCGTGCGTTCGCTGGACGGCGTGCCGCTGCTGAACGAGCGCATCACCCTGAGCTGCGCGCGCATGCCGGGCATCGAGGCCATTCCCGTGGGGGCCCTGCCCAACACGCTGTACGACTTCTTCCAGAAGCGCTTCAACGTCACCATCGCCAAGGCGGACGAAAGCATCACCGCCGTGGCCGCCGACAAGATCGACGCCGAACGCCTGGTCGTGCCGGTGGGGCATCCGCTGCTGGCCATCCGCCGCGTGGCCATGGACATCGAGGAAAACCCCGTGGAGCTGCGCCACACCCGCTGCGTGACCGCCAATTTCCACTACCGCACCAAGCTTTCCTGA
- a CDS encoding sigma-54 dependent transcriptional regulator, whose amino-acid sequence MAKILIVDDELQLRQSFQRLLAGEGHDVRAASTGEQGIKLVREELPELVIMDVRMPGMDGLTALRAIREIDARLPVVIMTAFSTTETAIEATKLGAFDYILKPFEIPDILALIEQAVEAGRRMRARVDMVADGEDGDGTGQQPLGEALVGTSRAMHQVYKAIGRAAPTDALVLVRGESGTGKELVARAVYQHSLRGKKPFLVINCEAIPDTLLESELFGYEKGAFTGATNRRVGKIEQAGGGTVFLDEIGDMPLGIQAKLLRLLQEKQIERLGGRQPIPVDVRIIAATNTDLEAAVADGRFREDLYYRLKVVTLWLPPLRERSEDIPPLARYFLARFSREMDMQNPGITPEALAYLEAQPWPGNVRELGNTVHKALVFSRGGPLGEADLKQALEASRGVRPGSEGPACDLSLAADQTMQELIRRTLSESDGDNVFDALMDHVGRLVVREALHLTGGNRTRAARLLGLSRPTLLAKIEKYGLRIETQVS is encoded by the coding sequence ATGGCTAAGATCCTGATCGTCGACGACGAACTGCAACTGCGCCAGAGCTTCCAGCGCCTGCTGGCCGGGGAAGGGCACGACGTGCGTGCCGCCTCCACCGGCGAGCAGGGCATCAAGCTGGTGCGCGAAGAGTTGCCCGAACTGGTGATCATGGACGTGCGCATGCCCGGCATGGACGGCCTGACCGCCCTGCGTGCCATCCGCGAGATAGACGCCCGCCTGCCCGTGGTCATCATGACCGCCTTTTCCACCACCGAGACCGCCATCGAGGCCACCAAGCTGGGGGCCTTCGACTACATCCTGAAGCCGTTCGAGATACCGGACATCCTCGCCCTCATCGAGCAGGCCGTGGAGGCGGGCCGCCGCATGCGCGCCCGCGTGGACATGGTGGCCGACGGCGAAGACGGCGACGGCACCGGGCAGCAACCGCTGGGCGAGGCCCTGGTGGGCACCAGCCGGGCCATGCACCAGGTGTACAAGGCCATCGGCAGGGCCGCGCCCACCGACGCCCTGGTGCTGGTGCGGGGCGAATCCGGCACCGGCAAGGAACTGGTGGCCCGCGCCGTGTACCAGCACAGCCTGCGCGGCAAGAAGCCGTTCCTGGTCATCAACTGCGAGGCCATTCCGGACACGCTGCTGGAAAGCGAGCTGTTCGGCTACGAAAAGGGGGCCTTCACCGGGGCCACCAACCGCCGGGTGGGCAAGATAGAGCAGGCAGGCGGCGGCACGGTGTTCCTGGACGAAATAGGCGACATGCCGCTGGGCATCCAGGCCAAGCTGCTGCGCCTGTTGCAGGAAAAGCAGATCGAACGGCTGGGGGGCCGCCAGCCCATCCCCGTGGACGTGCGCATCATCGCGGCCACCAACACCGACCTGGAAGCCGCCGTGGCCGACGGGCGCTTCCGCGAGGACCTGTACTACCGGCTGAAGGTGGTCACCCTGTGGCTGCCCCCCCTGCGCGAACGCAGCGAGGACATTCCCCCGCTGGCCCGGTACTTTCTGGCCCGCTTCTCGCGCGAGATGGACATGCAGAACCCCGGCATCACCCCCGAGGCGCTGGCCTACCTGGAAGCGCAGCCGTGGCCGGGCAACGTGCGCGAACTGGGCAACACCGTGCACAAGGCCCTGGTATTCAGCCGGGGCGGGCCGCTTGGCGAAGCGGACCTGAAGCAGGCGCTGGAGGCCAGCCGGGGCGTTCGCCCCGGCAGCGAAGGCCCGGCCTGCGACCTTTCGCTGGCCGCCGACCAGACCATGCAGGAACTCATCCGCCGCACCCTCAGCGAAAGCGACGGCGACAACGTGTTCGACGCGCTGATGGACCACGTGGGGCGGCTGGTGGTGCGCGAGGCGCTGCACCTTACCGGGGGCAACCGCACCCGCGCCGCGCGCCTGCTGGGGCTTTCGCGCCCCACCCTGCTGGCCAAGATAGAAAAGTACGGCCTGCGCATAGAGACGCAGGTTTCCTGA
- a CDS encoding ATP-binding protein — MVNWILPRVVRFRPSLRVRIGLLLATLAATSMAAAALPLLMASGLLSLPTPFGTWRADPATDALGLMLVVLFLAGLLAVVVFRQVLGPIRRLALEGLEDADAYGNEVEVLDRRLRHLLDTMHRTQVQLEESHETLRQTEKLALVGKLAAGVAHSIRNPLTSVKLRLFALERSLKLGPDQKEQQEDFEVIAAEIRHLDAIVTNFLEFSRRPRLRMQPVSPSDVVDMTLQLLKHRLESFNVAVSVHRGERLPEVDGDAEQLKEALVNLILNACEAMGYNGTLDITEEKGIINPLGRSVVIRIADSGPGVPQHIREEVFQPFFSTKEEGTGLGLPIARRIFEEHGGWLHLHSAHGKGATFVIVLPARKDDSWLRS; from the coding sequence ATGGTGAACTGGATACTGCCCAGGGTGGTGCGCTTTCGCCCCAGCCTGCGCGTACGCATCGGCCTGCTGCTGGCCACGCTGGCGGCCACGTCCATGGCCGCCGCCGCGCTGCCGCTGCTCATGGCCAGCGGGCTGCTGTCCTTGCCCACCCCCTTCGGCACCTGGAGGGCGGACCCGGCCACCGATGCCCTGGGGCTGATGCTGGTTGTCCTGTTCCTGGCCGGGCTGCTGGCCGTGGTGGTGTTCCGCCAGGTGCTGGGCCCCATCCGCCGCCTGGCGCTGGAAGGGCTGGAGGATGCCGACGCCTACGGCAACGAGGTGGAGGTGCTGGACCGCCGCCTGCGCCACCTGCTGGACACCATGCACCGCACCCAGGTGCAACTGGAAGAAAGCCACGAAACCCTGCGCCAGACAGAAAAACTGGCCCTGGTGGGCAAGCTGGCCGCCGGGGTGGCCCATTCCATCCGCAACCCGCTGACCTCGGTGAAGCTGCGCCTGTTCGCGCTGGAACGCAGCCTGAAGCTGGGGCCGGACCAGAAGGAACAGCAGGAAGACTTCGAGGTCATCGCCGCCGAAATCCGCCACCTGGACGCCATCGTCACCAACTTTCTGGAATTCTCGCGCCGTCCGCGCCTGCGCATGCAGCCGGTGAGCCCGTCCGACGTGGTGGACATGACCCTGCAACTGCTCAAGCACCGCTTGGAATCGTTCAACGTGGCGGTTTCTGTGCATCGCGGCGAACGCCTGCCCGAGGTGGACGGCGACGCCGAGCAGCTCAAGGAGGCGCTTGTCAACCTCATCCTGAACGCGTGCGAGGCCATGGGCTACAACGGCACGCTGGACATCACGGAAGAAAAGGGCATCATCAATCCGTTGGGGCGGTCCGTGGTCATCCGCATTGCGGACAGCGGCCCCGGCGTACCCCAGCACATCCGCGAAGAGGTCTTCCAGCCGTTCTTCAGCACCAAGGAAGAAGGCACCGGCCTCGGCCTGCCCATCGCCCGGCGCATCTTCGAGGAGCACGGCGGCTGGCTGCACCTGCATTCGGCGCACGGCAAGGGGGCCACCTTCGTCATCGTGCTGCCCGCCCGCAAGGACGACTCATGGCTAAGATCCTGA
- a CDS encoding response regulator, whose translation MTDTPTPDAPSGAPRPGSGRPLPRILLVDDEPESTEMLALRLGKRGFSAARAASGEEALEYLAREGADVVVMDVKMPGMGGMRALERIRTGFPGVEVIMLSGHADMEVAVEGMRLGAFGYLMKPTDFDELLFKIEDAYTQCQLDRRAAARNGA comes from the coding sequence ATGACCGACACGCCGACCCCAGATGCCCCGTCCGGTGCCCCCCGCCCCGGTTCCGGCAGGCCGCTGCCGCGTATCCTGCTGGTGGACGACGAGCCGGAAAGCACGGAGATGCTGGCCCTGCGCCTGGGCAAGCGCGGCTTTTCGGCAGCGCGCGCGGCCAGCGGAGAAGAGGCGTTGGAATACCTTGCCCGTGAAGGGGCCGACGTGGTGGTCATGGACGTGAAGATGCCGGGCATGGGTGGCATGCGCGCGCTGGAGCGCATCCGCACCGGATTTCCGGGGGTGGAGGTGATCATGCTTTCCGGCCACGCCGACATGGAGGTGGCGGTGGAGGGCATGCGCCTTGGCGCCTTCGGCTACCTGATGAAGCCCACCGATTTCGACGAGTTGCTGTTCAAGATCGAGGACGCCTACACCCAGTGCCAGCTTGACCGCAGGGCGGCTGCGCGCAACGGGGCCTAG
- a CDS encoding PEP/pyruvate-binding domain-containing protein, with translation MGLFCWLPFRRKRRDEQRAAAEEAFAARYHRFKLVLNAWAKLQEVMTEMELALCCVHPFGMQTVRSLCTRITTQVFQCIRQLDELAPGRYPELFVRFDAIQAEVSAIVYGRPTTMDGPLALPFGHPDLALPDLADPALTRLGGLRSLTGVPERPDSPDSSDSSNRPAPQGGGVPDGFIVTAAACQRLFRHQGLQEEIGRRVQASGGIRPANLLDLSPAIAGLIQAAEVPDEVADALMDALSALRQGVAARPGVQGRDMRLLLRGRVWPQGSTGAGENTDDDAGGMTLWGPSIPLFAEGSGPGAQSGAQPGTKDAPDATPDAAPDATPDAAHDAAPDAADRQRVLAALRATLALKYSPQAIAYRRNRGLRDAGTCVCVGCFAVEAPVAGGIAYTGNPLHARDTSVHVYAARGLSEAVEDGAHDVDAYHVCRAGGSVRLRSIAHGASAPVLDDAAARAVAELALAVEERCGLPQEIDWLLEPDGSVSLLHARPLPAPRAHLPESYAESEAEDAAQTECPPPALLDGGVTAGPGVVAGPVHIVRERDDVRTFPDDAVLVVERDLADWGMLLDRAAAVVAERGRISSQLAAVAREFGKPAVFGPFRQGSPLDLLTQGAMVTVHGDVGVVYPGRIEGFIETAPRECNFMPGSPVLQALDAAAHHMLPLTLDPDSPDFKSANCRTFHDLGRFCHEKAVAEMFRFGSQQRHAPQRVKQLQCDVPKQFWVVNLDDGFDGEVSGPLVPVARISSVPMRTLWRGMNAVPWQGPPPVDAKGFLSVMFEATANPHLDPAAQSAFFTERNYFMVSRNYCSLHSRFGFHFVAVESLVGDRTPENYVVFQLRGGAANIERRVRRVEFVAGLLEEFGFTCTVRRDALSARIENLPQAEALRMLLVAGYMTIHTRQLDMIMNDGPQLAERRTTMLADCRRLLEEADQAEAVDGARPRRAVDPAAPV, from the coding sequence ATGGGCCTGTTCTGCTGGCTGCCCTTCCGCCGCAAGCGGCGGGACGAGCAACGCGCCGCCGCCGAAGAGGCCTTTGCGGCGCGGTATCACCGCTTCAAGCTGGTGCTCAACGCGTGGGCCAAGTTGCAGGAAGTGATGACCGAGATGGAACTGGCCCTGTGCTGTGTCCATCCCTTCGGCATGCAGACGGTGCGCTCGCTGTGCACCCGCATCACCACCCAGGTCTTCCAGTGCATCCGCCAACTGGACGAACTGGCCCCCGGTCGCTACCCCGAACTTTTCGTCCGTTTCGACGCCATCCAGGCCGAGGTCTCGGCCATCGTCTATGGCCGCCCGACCACCATGGACGGCCCCCTTGCCCTGCCGTTCGGCCATCCGGACCTGGCCCTGCCAGACCTTGCCGACCCGGCCCTGACCCGGCTGGGGGGGCTGCGGAGCCTGACGGGCGTGCCCGAAAGGCCCGACAGTCCTGACAGTTCCGACAGTTCCAACAGGCCCGCACCGCAGGGCGGGGGCGTGCCCGACGGGTTCATCGTCACCGCCGCCGCCTGCCAGCGGCTGTTCCGCCATCAGGGGCTGCAAGAGGAGATCGGGCGGCGGGTGCAGGCATCGGGCGGCATCAGGCCGGCCAATCTGCTGGACCTTTCACCCGCCATCGCCGGGCTGATCCAGGCGGCGGAGGTGCCGGACGAGGTGGCCGACGCGCTCATGGACGCCCTGTCCGCCCTGCGTCAAGGGGTGGCCGCGCGTCCCGGCGTGCAGGGACGCGACATGCGCCTCTTGCTGCGGGGGCGGGTGTGGCCGCAGGGTTCGACGGGCGCTGGCGAGAACACGGACGACGATGCGGGCGGCATGACCCTGTGGGGGCCGTCCATTCCCCTGTTCGCAGAAGGTTCCGGCCCCGGTGCGCAGTCCGGCGCGCAGCCCGGTACGAAAGACGCCCCCGACGCCACTCCTGACGCCGCTCCTGACGCTACCCCTGACGCCGCCCACGATGCTGCCCCTGACGCCGCCGACCGGCAGCGGGTGCTGGCCGCCCTGCGCGCCACCCTGGCCCTGAAGTATTCGCCCCAGGCCATCGCCTACCGCCGCAACCGGGGCCTGCGCGACGCGGGCACCTGCGTGTGCGTGGGCTGCTTTGCCGTGGAGGCCCCCGTGGCTGGGGGCATCGCCTACACCGGCAACCCCCTGCATGCCCGCGACACCTCGGTGCACGTCTACGCCGCGCGCGGCCTGTCCGAGGCCGTGGAGGACGGCGCGCACGACGTGGATGCCTACCACGTCTGTCGCGCGGGCGGTTCGGTGCGGCTGCGCAGCATTGCGCACGGCGCTTCCGCCCCGGTACTGGATGACGCGGCGGCCCGCGCCGTGGCCGAACTGGCCCTGGCCGTGGAGGAACGCTGCGGCCTGCCCCAGGAAATAGACTGGCTGTTGGAGCCGGACGGTTCCGTCTCGCTGCTGCATGCCCGACCGCTGCCCGCGCCCCGCGCGCACCTGCCGGAAAGCTACGCCGAGTCGGAAGCCGAGGACGCCGCCCAGACCGAATGCCCGCCCCCGGCCCTGCTGGATGGCGGGGTGACCGCCGGGCCGGGTGTGGTGGCCGGGCCGGTGCACATCGTGCGCGAGCGCGACGACGTGCGCACCTTTCCCGACGACGCGGTGCTGGTGGTGGAGCGAGACCTGGCCGACTGGGGCATGCTGCTGGACCGTGCCGCCGCCGTGGTGGCCGAGCGGGGGCGCATTTCCAGCCAGTTGGCCGCCGTGGCGCGCGAATTCGGCAAGCCCGCCGTGTTCGGCCCGTTCCGGCAGGGCAGCCCGCTGGACCTTCTGACGCAGGGGGCCATGGTCACCGTGCACGGCGACGTGGGGGTGGTCTATCCGGGCCGCATCGAGGGCTTCATCGAAACGGCCCCGAGGGAATGCAACTTCATGCCCGGCAGCCCGGTGTTGCAGGCGCTGGACGCCGCCGCCCACCACATGCTGCCCCTGACTCTGGACCCGGATTCGCCCGATTTCAAGTCGGCCAACTGTCGTACCTTCCACGACCTGGGCCGGTTCTGCCACGAAAAGGCCGTGGCCGAAATGTTCCGCTTCGGCTCGCAGCAGCGCCACGCGCCGCAGCGGGTCAAGCAGTTGCAGTGCGACGTGCCCAAGCAGTTCTGGGTGGTCAACCTGGACGATGGCTTCGACGGCGAGGTCAGCGGCCCGCTGGTGCCCGTGGCGCGCATCTCCTCGGTGCCCATGCGCACCCTGTGGCGCGGCATGAATGCCGTGCCGTGGCAGGGGCCGCCGCCGGTGGATGCCAAGGGCTTCCTGTCGGTGATGTTCGAGGCCACGGCCAATCCGCACCTGGACCCGGCGGCGCAGTCCGCGTTCTTCACCGAGCGCAACTACTTCATGGTCTCGCGCAATTATTGCAGCCTGCATTCGCGCTTCGGGTTCCACTTCGTGGCCGTGGAATCGCTGGTGGGTGACCGCACGCCCGAAAACTACGTGGTCTTCCAGTTGCGCGGCGGGGCCGCCAACATCGAGCGCCGGGTGCGACGGGTGGAGTTCGTGGCCGGGCTGCTGGAGGAATTCGGCTTCACCTGCACGGTGCGGCGCGACGCGCTGTCGGCCCGCATAGAGAACCTGCCCCAGGCAGAGGCCCTGCGCATGCTGCTGGTGGCCGGGTACATGACCATTCATACCCGCCAGTTGGACATGATCATGAACGACGGCCCGCAATTGGCCGAACGGCGTACGACCATGCTGGCCGACTGCCGCCGTCTGCTGGAAGAGGCCGATCAGGCCGAGGCTGTCGATGGTGCCCGCCCGCGCCGGGCCGTGGACCCCGCAGCCCCGGTCTAA
- a CDS encoding ATP-binding protein, with amino-acid sequence MDIGGYTRLRRRLTLVMLAFSLVPLFALGFFIHLQFSKTYHERMVSGIEAVTESKRRALDTFLAERVSQIKSLAWTHSFRELSDSAQLGTIFGVIQSNARSYVDLGVIDDQGQHVAYVGPYSLEAANYRDEPWFHEVMLKGQYVSDVFTGFRRFPHFIIAVMRRENGRAWILRATIDSAAVSAMLHRAYSGTNSDAFLLGTDGSLQSDSRNNGAIMTKPALHMTMPDRAKRGVVVDTIANTDGRPMVTGMTWLENMPWLLVVMDDPREPLSPLVHTQLIVVLFLLGGAVVICLGTFFTTRVIVGKVIEADRRQAMLDASLMQSSKMAALGKLAAGVAHEVNNPLMLIRENAGWIRDLLSEEDAVRMAHHAEIEEAAAKIEQHVDRAKGITHRMLGFGRRMEPMQEDVPLNVLTEQTVKFLESEALHRSITIRKDFDAELPAITTDTAQVQQVILNVLDNAIDAVGQGGTITVRTGATEGGQEVFVAVTDTGSGITPDVLEHIFDPFYTTKKAGEGTGLGLAICYSIMEKLGGRIVAESTPGNGATFTVYLPTAPPAFTQDTLLNLR; translated from the coding sequence ATGGACATTGGCGGATATACCAGGCTGCGGCGCAGGCTCACCCTCGTCATGCTCGCCTTTTCGCTCGTGCCGCTCTTTGCGCTGGGCTTCTTCATCCATTTGCAGTTTTCCAAGACCTACCACGAGCGCATGGTTTCGGGCATCGAGGCGGTGACCGAAAGCAAGCGCCGCGCGCTGGACACCTTTCTGGCCGAGCGCGTCTCGCAGATCAAGAGCCTGGCCTGGACCCACTCGTTCCGCGAACTGTCCGACTCCGCCCAGTTGGGCACCATCTTCGGGGTCATCCAGTCCAACGCCCGTTCCTACGTGGACCTTGGCGTCATCGACGACCAGGGCCAGCACGTGGCCTACGTGGGTCCGTATTCGCTGGAGGCGGCCAACTACCGCGACGAGCCGTGGTTCCACGAGGTGATGCTGAAGGGCCAGTACGTCAGCGACGTGTTCACCGGGTTCCGCCGCTTTCCGCACTTCATCATCGCGGTGATGCGCCGCGAGAACGGCCGGGCCTGGATACTGCGGGCCACCATCGATTCCGCCGCCGTCAGCGCCATGCTGCACCGCGCCTATTCCGGCACCAACAGCGATGCCTTCCTGCTGGGCACCGACGGGTCCCTGCAATCCGATTCACGCAACAACGGCGCCATCATGACCAAGCCCGCCCTGCACATGACCATGCCCGACAGGGCCAAGCGCGGGGTGGTGGTGGACACCATCGCCAACACCGATGGCCGCCCCATGGTCACCGGCATGACCTGGCTCGAGAACATGCCCTGGCTGCTGGTGGTCATGGACGACCCGCGCGAGCCGCTGTCTCCCCTGGTGCACACCCAGCTTATCGTGGTGCTGTTCCTGCTGGGCGGGGCCGTGGTCATCTGCCTGGGCACCTTTTTCACCACCCGCGTCATCGTGGGCAAGGTCATCGAGGCCGACCGCAGGCAGGCCATGCTCGATGCCTCGCTCATGCAGTCCAGCAAGATGGCCGCCCTCGGCAAGCTGGCCGCCGGGGTGGCGCACGAGGTGAACAACCCGCTCATGCTCATCCGCGAGAATGCCGGGTGGATCCGCGACCTGCTGTCCGAAGAGGACGCCGTGCGCATGGCCCACCACGCCGAGATCGAGGAAGCCGCCGCCAAGATCGAACAGCATGTGGACCGGGCCAAGGGCATCACCCACCGCATGCTGGGCTTTGGCCGTCGCATGGAACCCATGCAGGAAGACGTGCCCCTCAACGTGCTGACCGAGCAGACCGTGAAGTTTCTGGAAAGCGAGGCCCTGCACCGCTCCATCACCATCCGCAAGGATTTCGACGCCGAACTGCCCGCCATCACCACCGACACCGCCCAGGTGCAGCAGGTGATCCTGAACGTGCTGGACAACGCCATCGACGCCGTGGGCCAGGGCGGCACCATCACCGTGCGCACCGGCGCCACCGAAGGCGGGCAGGAAGTGTTCGTGGCTGTCACCGATACCGGCAGCGGCATCACCCCCGACGTGCTCGAACACATCTTCGATCCGTTCTACACCACCAAGAAGGCAGGCGAAGGCACCGGCCTCGGCCTCGCCATCTGCTACTCGATCATGGAAAAACTCGGCGGCCGCATCGTGGCGGAAAGCACCCCCGGCAACGGGGCCACCTTTACCGTGTATCTGCCCACCGCGCCGCCCGCCTTCACGCAGGATACCCTGCTCAACTTGCGGTAG
- a CDS encoding response regulator, which yields MKILIVDDETEFLDLMHKRLERRGMEVDTVDNGTDAVARVEQGAYDAVVLDVKMPGMDGLETLRRIKALRPEVPVVLLTGHASLGAALTGMELGAFDYMLKPVAINELIFKLGEAVRHA from the coding sequence ATGAAGATTCTCATCGTGGATGACGAGACGGAATTCCTGGACCTCATGCACAAGCGGCTGGAACGGCGCGGCATGGAGGTGGACACGGTGGACAACGGCACGGACGCGGTGGCGCGCGTGGAGCAGGGCGCCTACGACGCGGTGGTGCTGGACGTGAAGATGCCGGGCATGGACGGGCTGGAGACGCTGCGGCGCATCAAGGCCCTGCGGCCGGAGGTGCCGGTGGTGCTGCTGACCGGGCATGCCAGCCTGGGCGCGGCCCTGACCGGCATGGAACTGGGCGCGTTCGACTACATGCTCAAACCCGTGGCCATCAACGAACTGATCTTCAAGCTGGGCGAGGCCGTGCGCCACGCCTGA